A genome region from Anastrepha ludens isolate Willacy chromosome 3, idAnaLude1.1, whole genome shotgun sequence includes the following:
- the LOC128857024 gene encoding uncharacterized protein LOC128857024 isoform X1, producing the protein MDTVIGAQLASITGRSDKLVSGVQSKMCLARTRSRTQKQQSNGKVTSAATVISSKEQCKCVQLNTRIPAAESLPTNAASDSSVNVYAAKECRSTCAGPYTCLIFENFLLFTVTTMLLFVFVLPVYGLVAAAPTPWSNTCGMYASADEQLSYEPLHGVERERVLCELRGNLTKQIKSLRSFMGPQNFSKVWVKHNKSYAFLKVPRGKNVTLRTWHKQLQVYVAAADQLYERAYNYKTLQQNTWISSHEQTNRIDEALKRLRHLILTTRSILCDLEVTANLLAKRHLPSKAFTIDTAAMQAYIRLRSDKRSAGEGVDPIDINMLYQRLRRSLLHMRQTLKSRCGKGRPGVKRRGEKKKQDEKAVQQGGQQQEQEQEVIRKTKKKARKQQADKSTSINPQRQTHKLRHQEKRTLSPLGQS; encoded by the exons TCATTGGTGCGCAACTCGCAAGCATTACGGGGCGGTCTGATAAGTTGGTGTCTGGTgttcaatcgaaaatgtgtcTAGCGCGTACAAGATCGCGTACCCAGAAGCAGCAAAGCAATGGCAAAGTGACAAGCGCTGCAACGGTGATAAGCAGCAAGGAGCAGTGCAAATGTGTGCAGTTGAATACGAGAATTCCAGCAGCAGAAAGTTTGCCTACGAATGCCGCTTCTGATAGTTCTGTAAACGTTTATGCAGCAAAGGAGTGTCGTTCAACCTGTGCAGGGCCTTACACTTGtctcattttcgaaaacttcCTGCTATTCACTGTGACTACAATGCTCTTATTCGTCTTTGTGTTGCCTGTCTATGGATTGGTTGCAGCAGCGCCCACCCCTTGGAGTAATACTTGTGGCATGTATGCCAGCGCGGATGAACAACTTTCGTATGAACCGCTTCATGGCGTGGAAAGGGAGAGG GTACTTTGCGAGCTACGTGGCAATcttacaaaacaaatcaaaagtcTACGGAGCTTCATGGGTCCACAGAATTTCTCAAAAGTTTGGGTCAAACACAACAAGTCATATGCATTTCTCAAAGTGCCGAGAGGAAAAAAT GTCACTTTACGCACTTGGCACAAACAACTACAAGTCTATGTCGCCGCCGCTGATCAACTCTACGAACGCGCCTACAATTACAAAACTTTACAGCAAAACACATGGATTAGCTCACACGAGCAAACCAATAGGATTGACGAGGCGCTCAAGCGCCTGCGACATCTTATACTCACAACACGCAGCATTCTATGCGATCTCGAGGTGACGGCCAACTTACTGGCGAAGCGTCATTTACCAAGCAAAGCTTTTACAATCGATACCGCAGCAATGCAAGCATACATACGGCTCAGATCGGATAAGCGTTCGGCTGGGGAAGGTGTGGATCCTATTGATATTAATATGCTTTATCAGAGACTGCGGAGATCCCTATTGCACATGCGACAGACGCTGAAAAGCCGATGTGGCAAGGGTAGACCAGGTGTAAAGCGGCGGGGAGAGAAGAAGAAGCAGGACGAAAAAGCTGTGCAGCAAGGCGGCCAGCAACAGGAACAGGAACAGGAGGTCATAAGGAAGACGAAGAAGAAGGCAAGAAAGCAGCAGGCTGATAAAAGTACATCAATCAATCCGCAGCGCCAAACACACAAACTGCGCCATCAAGAAAAGCGGACACTAAGCCCGCTAGGGCAGTCATAA
- the LOC128857024 gene encoding uncharacterized protein LOC128857024 isoform X2, whose product MCLARTRSRTQKQQSNGKVTSAATVISSKEQCKCVQLNTRIPAAESLPTNAASDSSVNVYAAKECRSTCAGPYTCLIFENFLLFTVTTMLLFVFVLPVYGLVAAAPTPWSNTCGMYASADEQLSYEPLHGVERERVLCELRGNLTKQIKSLRSFMGPQNFSKVWVKHNKSYAFLKVPRGKNVTLRTWHKQLQVYVAAADQLYERAYNYKTLQQNTWISSHEQTNRIDEALKRLRHLILTTRSILCDLEVTANLLAKRHLPSKAFTIDTAAMQAYIRLRSDKRSAGEGVDPIDINMLYQRLRRSLLHMRQTLKSRCGKGRPGVKRRGEKKKQDEKAVQQGGQQQEQEQEVIRKTKKKARKQQADKSTSINPQRQTHKLRHQEKRTLSPLGQS is encoded by the exons atgtgtcTAGCGCGTACAAGATCGCGTACCCAGAAGCAGCAAAGCAATGGCAAAGTGACAAGCGCTGCAACGGTGATAAGCAGCAAGGAGCAGTGCAAATGTGTGCAGTTGAATACGAGAATTCCAGCAGCAGAAAGTTTGCCTACGAATGCCGCTTCTGATAGTTCTGTAAACGTTTATGCAGCAAAGGAGTGTCGTTCAACCTGTGCAGGGCCTTACACTTGtctcattttcgaaaacttcCTGCTATTCACTGTGACTACAATGCTCTTATTCGTCTTTGTGTTGCCTGTCTATGGATTGGTTGCAGCAGCGCCCACCCCTTGGAGTAATACTTGTGGCATGTATGCCAGCGCGGATGAACAACTTTCGTATGAACCGCTTCATGGCGTGGAAAGGGAGAGG GTACTTTGCGAGCTACGTGGCAATcttacaaaacaaatcaaaagtcTACGGAGCTTCATGGGTCCACAGAATTTCTCAAAAGTTTGGGTCAAACACAACAAGTCATATGCATTTCTCAAAGTGCCGAGAGGAAAAAAT GTCACTTTACGCACTTGGCACAAACAACTACAAGTCTATGTCGCCGCCGCTGATCAACTCTACGAACGCGCCTACAATTACAAAACTTTACAGCAAAACACATGGATTAGCTCACACGAGCAAACCAATAGGATTGACGAGGCGCTCAAGCGCCTGCGACATCTTATACTCACAACACGCAGCATTCTATGCGATCTCGAGGTGACGGCCAACTTACTGGCGAAGCGTCATTTACCAAGCAAAGCTTTTACAATCGATACCGCAGCAATGCAAGCATACATACGGCTCAGATCGGATAAGCGTTCGGCTGGGGAAGGTGTGGATCCTATTGATATTAATATGCTTTATCAGAGACTGCGGAGATCCCTATTGCACATGCGACAGACGCTGAAAAGCCGATGTGGCAAGGGTAGACCAGGTGTAAAGCGGCGGGGAGAGAAGAAGAAGCAGGACGAAAAAGCTGTGCAGCAAGGCGGCCAGCAACAGGAACAGGAACAGGAGGTCATAAGGAAGACGAAGAAGAAGGCAAGAAAGCAGCAGGCTGATAAAAGTACATCAATCAATCCGCAGCGCCAAACACACAAACTGCGCCATCAAGAAAAGCGGACACTAAGCCCGCTAGGGCAGTCATAA